The genomic region caagttaaattttcttatcatttgtaatcattagcttagttagaattacattcaagaaagactttgtgcttcttgattgtaagttttgATGTAATTTGTTgaattagtttgttcatttcttaaAGTATtaaaagtgatagagaattgtaacaaagtggagggagaatacataaactctgaaaaagagagttatatgcctgaAACTTACCCATAGATTTTAGTTTCCTATAATTAGAGAAGAAAtctcaaagggaacctccccttgctgagaggagagattaatttctcaacatagctatgtgtggattatatattttgtcattggtacgctagtgacaaaatattcacccaacaaataTGTGGTGAAGGTTGTgaatcttgtacttgtacttgtacttgtgatgatgtaccttttTGATTTTCACCACGATCTTTGCCAATGCCAAAATACAAAGATAACATTCTGTGTTTTGTTGGCCTCTCTTGACCTTCCCCACATTCaagattcctacccttcttcctttTTGACATCTCCAAAaaaataaaggctgcaaaaaaataTCAAGTTGTTAAGAAGTAATAACATTAAATAGACTAGACTATAtgattcattggccctacgacctacaatctagatgtttgaggtctcCCGGGTGACTACTGGCACTGACAGGTCCcaactgaataagaatgaactcaatagtgcaaatagatagagatgaattcagaataatattataacacttcaaaaatatgatcactcacctaaTAGGTCACTAGTAGTCGCCAATGCAGCCAACAACAATGGCTGTtcctggtctgaaacttcgctattgatccaaATTGAGAGCCCAAAAtcgaccaaattgtgtagagatagatctgatctttgaatgtatttataccaatccttatttggcgAATTTGATgtgaattttatatggtatacaaatatttggcgaattcCGCTTAACTATAACATGTCTTATGTAATTTCTGAGGCGATTATGGGTCGACCAGTTAATTGGAAAATGTAATAGAGTTGGtgaaaattggggtgaatggagacatccGTTTGCAAAATgccaggcgaattgggtcctcttggcaaataaatctttatatggctattggcgaaTTATGGCTGTAtattaaggcaacctcaaagagtgtaggtgaaaaaattgAATTTACTGTGTGGAAAACGTGGATTCTATTGGCAAAATCTTCACatagatacaattaattacataaaacaatgggtgaCTGGGTCGtgcatttgatgaatatttataaattcctggcgacatggccacccctggttggtacaatatattcaccattttCTAGGTCACCAACGTGAAATATTTGCCACTATAGTAAACTCTGCTTTGAAATGGTATACTTATATATGAAAATGGTGTTGAGAGACACTATTTAGAAAATTGCTAGAGTCAAGCCCTTAGACAAGTTGATTCAATGAAAATGAACATAGATTGAGGACAATATGTAACCATGTGATATGCTACTAGCATGTTGCTATAACACTAACCAAGTTGATTCAATGACGATGAACAAAGATTGAGGACGATAGGTAGCCATGTGATATGCTCCAAGGATGTTGCTATAACATATTTTATCTTTTTGCATTTAATTTCTAGATGTCTCTTGAATAAATCTTGTGTGATTCAAATGAATTAGGGTTAGTCCTAATGCATCATACTAGCATGCAATTTGAAATAACTCGTGTTTTAATCCACTCATAGAAACTAATAGAAAAGAGCAATACAAGTACTTTTATATCTATAAATGGTACATTTAACAAACAAATTCAAActctttaaaaataataataaaaaaacaaaccATAGCAAAGATCATTTGTTGAACTATACATAGATACGCCTAGGTACATCCGTAGAGAATAAAAAGAAAGAAGACAATAAAATCTCTCCCCATGTTGTGATGGTGGTTAAGGTGTGTTGTTGTTCTTCTTTTCATCAAGGTACAAACCCTACTTGGGTGCtattgttgaatgtttaaatggggATGAGGTCCTCTGTTTGTGACCTCACCGATTCATAAATCAAAAGTGTTTACCAAAAAAACTTAAACCCAGTATACAACCTGAATTGGCAACCTGAATTGGCCTATGATAGAGAACTTTTGCTCTTCACAAATTCAAATCCCAAAATAAGTAAGATAAATATACCTCATCCCCAAAagaatctttctttttcttttgtacaTAGATATGAGTCACCATGGATGTTACAGAGGTGCTACCTGGGGAAAGGAAGAAACAATAACATGAATAACTCGTCAAGTACCAATTTTAACGCGAAGTACCAAAATTTAGTATGTTTTTTGCTGAATTCATGTAGTGGTCCCGAAGGCTTTTATGGACTGACACACGAATTCCACATCGATTCCGAGGACCACTTCCGGAAGCAGGAGCGCTATGTAATGTGCGGCTTATACTTGTTcgtattgcctcatcattttgccTTTTTTTCCTACGGATTCTGACACACGTCAGGAGAGATCCCTGATTGTCCACCATGGCATCTTTAAGACTCACTGAGCAGACGCAGACCCATGTTATGCATTATTATTACCTAGAGTTTTATACCCATTATACCCATTCTCTGCAATGGGAAACTGCTTCGTTAAGCGCGAGGCTTTGCCCAATAATTGTCCAGCAATCTACCCAGATGCACAGGGccttttttcttcttctgaagGTAGTTTTGAGCCATTGGAGACATATGAAACTCATGTTTCTTCAAGCTTGGATTTTAATGGCGGCACTTGTTCTTCAAGCAAAGATTTGTCTGTCCCCTGTTCCTGCTCTGTGAATTATGCCCAGATCGACCATGATTCTGTGATCATGAAAACTGCAATTCAAGAGGAAGTAAGTGTAGGAGGATCTGTAAAAGAGCGATCTTGCAAGCTCGCTAATCTTCTAGAGAAGTCATTTGTTGAGAACGATCATCCTCCCATGGAGCTGGTTACAGCCAGGTTCAGTCCCATTCTGTTGTCTCCACTCAGAAAGCCCAGTGGAAAAAGTTCCAGTGTGGGATTGGAAGTTCCTGTGCATTCAAAGTCTGAAAGCCCTCGTACCAAATTTGTCGGACTGATTATGAACCATCTTGGGAAGAGTCTGAGCTCTGTTAGGAGCAACAGTGTAAGAAGCAGCAGCAGCAGCAGTAAAGTTGATTCTTTTAACTCTGAGATGATCTTTAATGCTAACGCTGGAGATGGGATTTCAGGGGCCCGGAATCCAAAGGACTCGCccaatttttcttcaatttttagtCAGATCAGTATTGAAAAAAACTGTCAATCCCGCTCATCAGGTAACTTCTGCTCTTTCAATTTCAAAGTTTGTTTCTACATTGTATTTTAATGATAACTTATTCGGATGATTAGAAGTTGATAGATTACAAGATGAGTGGAAATGTTAATGGGAAAATTAAACAGTTGGATATAATTCATAAAGTATGATCTAGTATAAAGAGATGGTAGTGGGAATCGGGGATATTGAGTATATTATATTCAAGGTCTACTATGTATTGTTTAGTAGAAAGAATGGTGTGTCAGATCTAGCTATATTGTGTTCAACATTCTTGTTGTTTACATATGACTTAGATTTTGTAGTGAATCAACAAATGCTATAATATTATAAAGAATTGAATGTGAGATTTAGTTATATTGTGTTCAACATTTCTGTTATTTTAATGTGATTTAGATCTGTAAAATGTTTGTAGAAATGTAGGATTTATCTATATTATGTTTAATATAGCTATTGTACACAAGACCCAAGCCTTATGCTTGATACATTGTGTATTGTCTAGAATAAATAATAGATATGTGGGATCTATCTATATTATGTTCAATATATAGCTATTGTACATAAGACCCAAGTCTTCTAGAAAAAAGATTCGACACATTGTGTATTATTGTATGTGGGATTCAACTACATTGTGCTCAACATGCTTGTTGTTTAAGTAGGACCCGGGTTGTCTAATAAAAGACAATATATTGTGTATTGTACCTGAAATTCAGATATATTGTGTTCAACTACCCATCCTTTACGTAGGACCTAGGGTGTCTAGTAAAGGATTGATGTATTGTTTATTGTTTGACATAAAGAGTTGCACTTGAAATTTGGATACATTCTGCTCAACATGCCTGTTATTTATATAAGATCTAGGTTGTCTCGTAAAGAACTGACGGATTGTGTATCGTCTAACATAAAAAAATGCACCTGAAATTTAGATATATTGTGCTCAACATGTCTGTTGTTTACATAAGATCTAGGCTGTCTAGTAAAGGACTGACTTATTTTGTATTGTCTAACATAAAAAATGCACCTGACCTTTAAAGAGCCAGTAAACAAAATCTAAATATATGTTGAACATGTTTGTTAATGCATAATCTagatctttaaattttttttttaatgtaaaattgattttctcGAAACCACTTCATAAAATACGATCCCAAATATTAAttgaaaaatacaatttttttctgTAAACTTCAATTTAAACACATAAATTTCCAATGTTTAACCTAAAAAGAAGACTGTTTAACAAAATCTTATAAACTTTTGAGACCCGGATTATGTGCAGGTCTGTGCAGATCATACAGTCTAGCAGTAGAAGGTGAGAAGGCATTTGGTTCTCCTTTATCGGTTGAGAGCAATAATTTATGGGAGAAAACAAGAGAATGCTCACCATTTGATGAATTCAGTGACTCAAGCTCTGACCTCTTCGATATAGATTTCCTAAAGCCTGACCGTGTTGCAGGTGTCACATTTTCTGTGCACTGAAAAAATTCGCACTGCACAATTTCCAGGAGAAATAATTTTATGTATGTTTAGAACATATATAAATGTTTTGGTCACTTGCATTTGTAGATTTATAATTAGTACTAGTGTTTGTTTGATTACGTCATGTGAATCTTTCTATAATGTTTTTTCTCTGCTCATGAATATGTTGATCCTTTCAAGATTAAATGCTTGGTAAGATGTTTGAATTAGAATTTATTTGGAGTAGTTAAGTCTTGTTGAAAAGGATTAAATATTTTATGAGATAAGATTTGCTTTGTTTTGGATAAGTTGATGGAACAAATATCTTAAAATTtctaagttatttatttatttattaatatagaaGTAATATTAtaagatattttaaatttttaataaagaaTGTTACAATTTTATTTAATagtaatttatatattttattttataaaaggtgataaatagttctatttttattcattaaatttatttttgacaATTAAATTTTATGTAGTACGAGAATAGTTAAATACAACATATAAAAGTATTTCACATGTGAAACAAAATCTTGACATGACCTCACTCAAGATGGACCACCTCTTAAAAAGGGAAGATGTATACTTTTTGAAATATTGTAACATGACAAAACTCTTTGAATTATTGGTCAAGTTTTATAAACTAGTTATTATTAAAGGGAGATGTACTTGACCCTTGAGGTTAGCTCACTTAGGCTTGGTGATCACTTTAGGCAACTCAAGTTGTGAGTTCAACTCCTAGGTTGCCATAGTGTGGATGAGGGTTTGTTGCACATTGCTTGAGAGGTTGTAGGGAGGGCTTGCACTATAAAGAGATAAGGTTAGGGTCATTGGGATAAACGTTTGATTCCtcgtaaaaaataaataaaaataaagaagatGCACTTTAAACAAATTGATATACATTTAGGGATCAATATTGGCAAGTTAGCAAAGAAAGACATACAtaaaaataaatctatatataaATTTAGCCTGAAATGACCTTAAAAATAAGATCAAATGCAAGATAGGCTATACTAATGTTAGGTGTTTAAGATAAGCTTAAAAATAAGATCAAATGCAAGATCTTGTTGAAAACAATGTGCTTCAATTAGAAAGTATTAATGAGAAAGGAAATCAATTTGTAGAGCCTCAAAATGATTacatagaagttgatgatgatgatcatctaaGTGGTAGTTACAATgaaaaaaacaaattttcaaaaaactcCAAGAATGCacctagcatatctcttgtcaatGTTATTTAGAAAAATATGTCAAATATAATGGTCCAATGAAGATATATTTATAGAAAAGCAAGTATCACTGGTATACCTTGTGGTTGTATGATGATTGACCCTAGAATTCCAATGAACACTACATTAAAGACAAAAGGTATATATAAAGACAGTTAAAGTGAACCAATAACTACAAAGGATACTTCTTTATCCCTTCGTTTTAATGATTGTTATCAATGTGCCAACAAATTAACATCGATAAAGAAATACCAATAATAAGTATATAAAACATTAATGAAAATATCTTGGTTCGCTTTTCAAAGATAATATTAAAGCTACCAACTTGATACACCAATTTTATTTATAGATCTAGATAGTTCATAATCATACATCAACATCATCCCTGCATAAGCATCATAATATCATATAGGATACTTCTTTGGGAGTAATAACTTTTATGACACATATTTTTGAAACTAACCCATTTTATATAAATTCATGAATATTTTTTAGGTAGCCTCTTTTCAATGTCCATCATTTGCTTCTTTGTTACGTATTAGAATATTACATTTTCAACTATTATGTTCTTGTTCTACTCCATGATTTAACTTGATCATGCCACTTTAGGAATATATAATTGCTTTAATATGTTATATACAATCACACTTTCTCTTATTAAAGATAAAATTGGTGATATATTTTACACATGCTTCAACATATAAATTGATCAAATGCACATGTAACTATAATATATTAGGTATGCATTCATAGTCTCAATCCCTTTTATTGATCACGATCaattttttattaatcatatttaGTTTCTTTTTACTCAATTGAACTTAATTTGTTTTATCAATTAGAcataatttattttattactaaGATTCAATAATTTCtcattttcattttattatttagATACATTAATTGATCACTATATTCTTTCCTTGTCAATTCCTCATCTTTCTTTTAAGTGTCATctaattttataaattttgaacTTATCTAGTGTTTGTTTCTTTCGTTGGAACCCATTTAAAGATAAAGGACATTTATATCCATCATGCATAATCCTCTCACTCCTTTAATATTTCCTTGGTTCATTTATAATTATTTTCTCACATATAGATCCCTACTAGGTACTAATATCCAATGTCCTACACATAAATTATAGGTGAAATGATGGGTAATGAAGCCTCTAAGactaataaatgaaatataaaGATCCCAAATACCTTCATTACATTGGGACATGAATAGTCCTAGCAATTATCCCCAAGGAGGAGCTAGGAGTTGGGGTTCTGTTCTTTTGTTAcctgtaatgtggtgaaaattaaGGTTTCCACCATTAGGAGTGAGAATACCACTGatttttcttagggaccaattacattagggaaagataggaatttgatagatctaaacctaataagTCTAGATTTTGATAAGATTCCAGGGATTTTGGATGTGCCTCTTCTTTCTCTTGAATTGAGTTGATTTTGttgaagatgctaaaattagggtaaatgtgtgtagATTGAAGCatttatgcataaacagtgagttACAATTGTAGCCACGAACCTAGATTTGAGAAATATATGAGTGTTTGGCTCTATTCCCAAAAGGTCGACCTGAATTGTCAGAACTAGAGCACTGGTTGCTCTAGTCCTCTGCACTTTTTGCCGTCTAAAGGGGAACATGTTCGTCTCTGCAAATTATGTCAATCCTGAAAGTTACAACTTCGTATTTGTTCCTGCACATAGTAGAAaatggaaaatggttgggaataggggtttgcctaagtcaagccctgatttaggaattaaccttgaatgaataatgcaaatactgaaataaatgatggaaatatATATCtcagatttgcaattgttgatgatgatgctttgcttcttagaagtaatcacatatgttgtatgaaatggcatgaacatgacaaaaaccaaatcacacatacatgcttgcatatgaattaaTGATGTAATTTTGTTCCATATTGGTTGAGTGaggaatatgcaaccttgaagatctttgaaaataatTGATAATAAATGCTTCATAGCTGCAAGGATGCTTAATTTCTTATTGATACAATGGATAGATAGATATAATTATGTTGATCAAAAGTATTTATATAGGtgtatctaggtcatttaccaattaggcctacctccaatggtcatgcagaGCCACAAAATTGAATTTCCGCTAGAAAGATATGGCCCTTGCCCcatttcaaaatagggcccaactaagagggaccaggGCAAGGGCGCTTTGGTCCTAGGACTAGGGCATGGGTGCCTTGGTCCTTCTTAGTTAGGGACCATCATTAAGCCCCACGGAGAAGCATACCCTTCCAGGAAATCAATTAGTAGGTATAAATGGCATAAAAATAGGAGATTGAGCACAAATTAGACCTAAATAGGTGATGAGGAGGGGAAAtgataaagtaggggcacaaacatgatgTGTAAATTGGCCCAATGACAATTCACGATAGttcatttatcccccactttaatgagagtatgagcctatgcaaatactcacagtaaagtagatGAAGGAGATGAAAGAGAGAAACAATTAGGGGCATAATCAAAAGGAGTATAAGACGTCACTAATTTTGATGagccaagcccccaatattaggatcttaagtcactcaaatgcatgcaagggcacacaaaacaagacaaaaataaaaaggcaaacaaagataaacaaaagcaaataaagataaAAGGTAAAAGACACAAcacaaaagataaaaaccaaaaacaagacctcaagtcaactagccaaagagacctcgatatcaaaatgtctcaaccactaatatcattcttgaaaaatgctatCTCAAGaatacaagtgatcacataaaaggagcaagagcacacatcatccatgaactataaatagaaaatctatgagctcatgagaagaaagagataaagcatggatacacattctagatgtatttttctaggtgatccatgaaaagaagagtgagagaggacatggatgcacattctagatgtgtttttctaggtgatccatgttggggaacATATTAGGAATAGTCTAGCTGtatttttctagttccactcactttcgtgcgtgtgtgcaagtgatgtctagtttcaggtgttaagcatctcgtataagagttttttttctctggtttcgagcatgcaacaacctgtgtAAGActtaaaatgaaaaaagaaatgccAAGGGGCATGTCTGATATCAGGAACATCTCGTGTAagattttgttttctttggttttgagaatgtgtaaccccatatAAGAGAAATATATGGTTGGTTTCAAGGatatctcgtgtaagagtttgttttctctggtttcgagaatgtgcACCCCATATATGACATATATAAATGCTACATctggttttgggcatgaagcatctcctataagagtttgttttctctggtttcaagactgaacaccccatttaagacattgcaaaaaatattgtacaatatagtacaaatattgtgatatgtatgcccccccttaagatgtcaacatatccctatgttgatgtcttaaggaagctcgaaacaaggatacctaccttcaacaccaaggagatatcctttaggaaaaactattcataaatccaagataaagaggcaatactcttacaatcaaggataagatagttgaaaaagagatatcttgcattaAGTGTAAAgagaatccttggaggagaagagatcttttctcaaaaaacatctacctccaagagaagTTTTTGAAGAAACaaagcatcttctaccaaaagaagggaaggagaacaataaTGCAAACCTTCCTCCTAttactaggtgaaagagattcttgatgaaggatgacacacttttgacccaacttgaggggtaagtttataata from Cryptomeria japonica chromosome 3, Sugi_1.0, whole genome shotgun sequence harbors:
- the LOC131030989 gene encoding uncharacterized protein LOC131030989, producing MGNCFVKREALPNNCPAIYPDAQGLFSSSEGSFEPLETYETHVSSSLDFNGGTCSSSKDLSVPCSCSVNYAQIDHDSVIMKTAIQEEVSVGGSVKERSCKLANLLEKSFVENDHPPMELVTARFSPILLSPLRKPSGKSSSVGLEVPVHSKSESPRTKFVGLIMNHLGKSLSSVRSNSVRSSSSSSKVDSFNSEMIFNANAGDGISGARNPKDSPNFSSIFSQISIEKNCQSRSSGLCRSYSLAVEGEKAFGSPLSVESNNLWEKTRECSPFDEFSDSSSDLFDIDFLKPDRVAGVTFSVH